In Streptomyces erythrochromogenes, the DNA window CCGCACCTCGTCTCCGGACAGCCGCCGTCGCCGCCGGCCTCGCCCTCGCCGCGGGGCCCCTCGGCGCCTGCGGAGACAGGCCCCCCGAACCGCCCAGGGCGCCGGCGGTGGCCACCTCCGCCGCGGACGCGGGCGGTATGGCGGCGCTGACCGCGGCGGCCAGGAAGGAGGGGGCCCTCAACACCATCGCGCTCCCGAGGGACTGGGCCAATTACGGGGCGCTGATCGACGGCTTCGAGAAGAAGTACGGGATCGAGGTCGCCGTGGAGAACCCGGAGGGTTCCAGCCAGGACGAGATCGACGCCCTCAAGGAGCACCGGCGCGACGGGACCGCCCCCGACGTGATCGACGTGGGCGGCACCTTCGCGCCGGCCGCGGCCCGCCAGGGTCTGCTCACTCCGTACGAGGTCGCTCCGTGGGACGACATCCCCGACGAGCAGAAGGACGAGCGGGCCCGCTGGTACAACAACTACGGCGGCTACGTCTCGATCGGCTGCGACGCCAAGCGCGTCAAGACCTGCCCCGCGACCTTCGCCGACCTGCGCAGGCCCGAGTACAAGGGCCAGGTCTCGCTCAACGGCAATCCCACCAAGTCGGGCTCCGCCTTCGCCGGGGTGTACGCGGCGGCCCTGGCGAACGGGGGCTCCTTCGACAACATCCAGCCCGGCATCGACTTCTTCGCCGAGCTCAGCCGGAGCGGCAACTTCATCCCGCTCGAATCGACCCCGGCCACGATCGAGAGCGGGCGGACCCCGATCAGCATCGACTGGGACTTCCTCAACCTCGCCTACGCCGACGAGTTCCGCAGGAAGGGCGCGGACGTGGACTGGCGGACCTCCATCCCCTTCGACGGCAGTTTCGCCCAGTACTACGCGCAGGGGATCAACAAGGACGCCCCGCACCCCGCGGCGGCGCGGCTGTGGCAGGAGTACCTCTTCAGCCCGGAGGGCCAGAACCTCCGGCTCGGGGCATACGCGCGCCCCGTCCTCATGGAGTCCATGGAGGAGAACGGCACCCTCGACAAGAGCCTGGCGGAGAAGCTGCCCACGGTCGAGGGCACACCGACCTTCCCGACGGAGAAGCAGCAGGCGAAGGCGGGCAGGACCGTCAACCGGACGTGGGCCGAGGCCGTCTGGGGCTGAGGGTCGGAAACGAACCGAACGAACCGAACGGGCGGGTGTGGTTGCGGAAGAGGGAACGGGGGTCAGCACCGGCGGCGGTCCGGCCAGATGCCCTCGTGTTCCGGTCCATCGCCCGAGAGGGTGTCGAGCAGCCGCTCGCGGGCGTACACGCGGGTGAGTTCCGGGAACTCGTAGTGGGCCCCGCCGTCCTCCCACCGGACGATGTTGATCAGGTGGCTGTCGACGAAGCGCTGGAGCAGGTGCTCCACGCTGCGGCTGTCGCTGCCGAGGAGCTCGACGACGGAATCGGCGGTGAACCGCCTGGGCGGGAGGATGCTCAGCAGCCGGAAGACGCTCTGCTCGACGCGGCCGAGCCCCTCGTAGCTGAAGTCGTACCGGGAGCGCACGTCGAGCTCCCCGAGGCGGAGCTCGTCCAGCAGCTTCTCGGAACAGTTCAGTTGGGTGGCTAAGCCGGACAGGGTGAGCCCCGGACTGCCGCTGAGGCGCCCCCCGATGCACCGCACGGCCAGGGGATGTCCGCCGACGGTCTCCATCAGCTGGTTGGCGGCGTTGCGCTCCCGCCTGACCCGGGCGGATCCGATGATGCGGGCGAGCAGCTCGCGGCCCTCGGCGGTGTCCATGGCGTCGAGGTTGACGTTCCAGGCGCCGCCCAGGCCGTGCAGGCGCCTGCGGCTCGTGATGACGACGGAGCACTCCGGGTCGCCGGGGAGCAGCGAGCGTACGTCGGCCAGCGAGGACACGTCGTCCAGCAGGATCAGCAGGCGCCGGCCGACCGTGGTGGAGCGGAACAGCTTGGACCGTTCCTCCAGGTCCGCGGGGATCTCGGATTCCGCGACGCCCAGGGCGCGCAGGAATCCGTGGAGCACTTCCGTGGGGTCCGTGCCCCTGCCGGTGGAGCCGCGCAGATCCGCGTAGAGCTGT includes these proteins:
- a CDS encoding ABC transporter substrate-binding protein produces the protein MPAPRLRTAAVAAGLALAAGPLGACGDRPPEPPRAPAVATSAADAGGMAALTAAARKEGALNTIALPRDWANYGALIDGFEKKYGIEVAVENPEGSSQDEIDALKEHRRDGTAPDVIDVGGTFAPAAARQGLLTPYEVAPWDDIPDEQKDERARWYNNYGGYVSIGCDAKRVKTCPATFADLRRPEYKGQVSLNGNPTKSGSAFAGVYAAALANGGSFDNIQPGIDFFAELSRSGNFIPLESTPATIESGRTPISIDWDFLNLAYADEFRRKGADVDWRTSIPFDGSFAQYYAQGINKDAPHPAAARLWQEYLFSPEGQNLRLGAYARPVLMESMEENGTLDKSLAEKLPTVEGTPTFPTEKQQAKAGRTVNRTWAEAVWG